Proteins encoded by one window of bacterium:
- a CDS encoding Rieske 2Fe-2S domain-containing protein — protein MSKVVKVAPASEITPKQAKIIEVDGAQIAVFNVDGSFFAINNVCPHRGGPLGEGDVEGTVVTCPWHGWQFDVKTGQNPVNPAAKVKTFACKVEGPDVCVEVMDA, from the coding sequence ATGTCCAAAGTCGTCAAAGTCGCCCCGGCCTCGGAAATCACTCCGAAGCAGGCCAAGATCATCGAGGTCGACGGAGCCCAAATCGCCGTCTTCAACGTGGACGGCTCGTTCTTCGCCATCAACAATGTCTGCCCGCACCGCGGCGGGCCTTTGGGGGAGGGGGACGTCGAGGGAACGGTCGTGACCTGTCCCTGGCACGGCTGGCAGTTTGACGTGAAGACGGGGCAGAATCCGGTCAACCCCGCGGCGAAAGTCAAGACGTTCGCCTGCAAGGTGGAAGGCCCCGACGTCTGCGTCGAGGTCATGGATGCCTAA